A window from Deltaproteobacteria bacterium encodes these proteins:
- a CDS encoding rod shape-determining protein, whose protein sequence is FIRKVHNRRTLIRPRIIVCVPSGITQVEKRAVRESAESAGAREVFLIEEPMAAAIGAGLPITEPTSNMVVDIGGGTTEVAVISLAGIVYSKSVKVGGDKMDEAITHYIKNKYNLLIGERTAELIKTTIGNAFPNNEVEHMQIKGRDLTTGIPKITRIDSDEVRESISEQVKAIVDTVKIALEQTPPELAADVMDNGIVLTGGGALLKNMDKLLREQTGLPITITEDPLSTVVLGSGLALDNIDTLRDVMI, encoded by the coding sequence TTTCATCAGGAAAGTGCACAACCGGCGCACCCTCATACGGCCCCGGATCATTGTCTGCGTTCCTTCCGGGATCACGCAGGTGGAAAAGAGGGCAGTACGCGAGTCAGCAGAGTCGGCCGGAGCGCGCGAGGTGTTTCTCATCGAGGAGCCTATGGCTGCAGCCATTGGCGCAGGCTTGCCCATCACCGAGCCCACCAGCAACATGGTGGTGGATATCGGCGGCGGCACCACTGAAGTGGCAGTAATCTCCCTGGCAGGCATCGTCTACAGCAAATCGGTGAAGGTCGGCGGCGACAAGATGGATGAGGCAATAACGCACTACATCAAAAACAAGTATAATCTGTTGATTGGTGAACGCACTGCCGAACTGATAAAAACAACCATTGGCAATGCCTTCCCGAACAACGAAGTGGAGCATATGCAAATAAAGGGCAGAGATCTCACTACAGGCATTCCCAAGATCACCCGCATCGATTCTGATGAGGTGCGTGAGTCAATCAGCGAACAGGTAAAGGCTATTGTGGACACAGTGAAAATTGCTCTCGAACAGACCCCTCCAGAACTGGCTGCCGATGTAATGGACAACGGCATTGTACTTACAGGGGGAGGTGCCTTACTCAAGAATATGGACAAGCTTCTTCGGGAACAAACGGGCCTGCCCATTACCATAACTGAAGATCCTCTCTCGACTGTGGTGCTTGGTTCAGGACTTGCCCTGGACAACATCGACACCTTGAGAGACGTGATGATTTGA
- a CDS encoding DUF4382 domain-containing protein, producing the protein MAVRVTDAAPLLPQASEQLFVAFEGVKVLEEGGQWRLLPMIESPYVVDMLELNTGRAATMVPAGDLAAGSYTHLRILLSQASIVVNGVAHQVEIPPGEREQILEYYFELQPAETLDLTVDLVLSESLQVVHRVGHAVYELQPVFHVNQTEKAAIIRGEVSSFTFDELGCSEITASVIADTDRSGSLSAADEEYTRVVISEHEARFSIFWLAPLEGYTVRLLDCSGREVAFEEFVYPADLQEGDVFELNKGVPI; encoded by the coding sequence GTGGCAGTGAGAGTCACTGATGCAGCTCCACTACTGCCACAGGCAAGTGAGCAACTTTTTGTAGCTTTCGAGGGGGTGAAGGTTCTCGAAGAGGGGGGGCAATGGCGGCTGTTGCCTATGATAGAGTCCCCTTACGTGGTTGACATGCTGGAGTTGAACACGGGAAGAGCGGCAACAATGGTGCCTGCCGGGGATCTTGCAGCAGGAAGTTATACTCATCTCCGTATATTGTTGAGTCAAGCCAGCATTGTGGTGAACGGAGTCGCCCATCAGGTAGAAATACCTCCTGGAGAAAGAGAGCAGATTCTAGAATACTATTTTGAGTTGCAACCGGCTGAGACCCTGGACCTCACTGTTGATCTGGTTTTGAGCGAATCTTTGCAAGTTGTCCACAGAGTGGGCCATGCTGTCTATGAGCTGCAGCCGGTTTTTCATGTCAACCAGACAGAGAAGGCAGCAATTATTAGAGGCGAGGTTTCTTCTTTCACCTTTGACGAACTGGGCTGTTCGGAGATTACTGCATCTGTGATTGCCGATACTGACCGCAGCGGCAGTCTGAGTGCAGCAGACGAAGAATACACCAGAGTGGTAATCAGTGAACATGAAGCCAGGTTTTCTATTTTCTGGTTGGCACCCCTGGAGGGCTACACGGTGAGGCTGCTGGATTGCAGCGGAAGAGAAGTTGCCTTCGAGGAATTTGTCTATCCAGCGGACCTGCAAGAGGGCGATGTCTTCGAACTCAACAAGGGCGTGCCGATCTGA